GTGGATCGAAGGATTCACCCTCATAGCGCCGGTAATTCTCATCCGCGGCGTAGTCCATGTCGATGAGGGCGTCATCATGCGCGAGCGACTCCAGATGATGCTGCAGCTCATGCGTCAGCGTCTCCCACAGCTCGACTTCCCAGTCGAACGTGGCATCCTGCCTCGACAGCCGGAAGAAGGAGCCGTAGTACAGGACTACGACGGAACGGGTCGTCTCGGCACTGCCGAAGTCGGACGGGTAGCTCTCCGTGATGCATTCGCCGAGCGTGTAGACATCCGCGAGCGTGTCATGGGCCAGTGCGGCCCGCTCGATACGGAGGCCGTCCACCCCCGCGCGATACTCGGAAGGTATACGCTCCCATTCCTGCCAGGCGCGCTTCTCGAACTCCTCGAACGTCACGGTTCACGGAATGGTGAGGATGGGATTCTCCTCCTCGTGCGGCGCCACCGTGCCGGCCCTGCGCGCCAGCCAGCCGTTGATGGCGAGGAAGAACGTGAGCGCGACGGCGAACTGCAGTGCCATGTTCGCCCAGCCGAACGCGCCCCATTTCTCCTCGCCCCGGACCTGCCAGACCCACCAGCCGACCAGGACCAGGGCCTGCACCACGACCAGGCGGATCGCCCAATCCCACCACGCACCGATGCGAATGTCGGAGTCGCCGGTATTGATGAACGATGCGCGGAACTTCGTTACCCCGTGACGCAGCACGGCGATGGCGAAGAACAGACCGGAGACCATCAGCCCGACGCCCCAGACGAAGTCCTGGTTAGCAAAGACGTCGGCGTTGAGCGCGGACGGCACACCCAGTCCAAACCCCAGCACTCCGATCATCGTGATCGCGCGGCCGCGCGACACGCCCATGTCCTGAAGCACGCGCGTCGCCAGCTCGAGCATCGAGATGAGGCTCGTCATGGCCGCGAAGAACAGGGCGGCGAAGAACAGCACCATGAACACCGATCCCGCGGGCATGCGTGCAAACAGCTGCGGGACCCAGATGAACGTGAGCCCCTCATTGCCCGCGCCGACGATCTGCGTTGCCGCATCCGGCATCAGCGAGAACACGGTACACAGTACCATGATACCGGCGAGCAGTGAGACGGTGTTGTTGCCGAAGCCCAGGATGAACGCATTGAGCGCCGTATCTTCACGCCGTCGCATGTACACCGCGTACGTGAGGATCAGACCCCAGCCCGCGCCGGTGTCCCAGGCGTTCTGCGTGAGCGCCTGCAGCCAGATCTGCGGATTGCTCAGACCTTCCCACGTCGGCGTGAACAGGAACTCGAGCCCGCGCTCCGCGCCCGGCAGTGTCACAGCCCGAATGGCCAGGACAATGACGAGCACGAACAGACTCGGGATGAGCAGGCGCGCGGCCGCCTCGATGCCGCGGACTCCGCGCGCGACCACGAAGATACCGATCGCAAGTGCCAGCCCCTGGAACAGGACCGCCGCCCACGTATAGGAGAAGCCCTCCCACAGCGCACCCGGCTCCGCGCCGCCCAGCTCCCCGGTCAGGGCCGCCAGCGTGTAGCGGATCGTCCACCCCGCGACAACCGCGTAGTAGAACATGATCGCGATCGCCGTCCACGCCACCCACGCGCCCATCCACGCATAGCGCTTCCCCATCAGTCGCGCGAACGCACCCACCGGTCCCGCCCGTGTCGCCTTGCCCATCGAGAACTCGATAAGTATCAGCGGCACCGACCACAACAGCAGGAACACCACCCATGCGACGAGGAACGAGCCGCCGCCGTTCGTCGCAGCCACCCGCGGGAACCGCCAGATGTTGCCCGTGCCGACCGCCATGCCGAGCATGGCCACCAGCATCCCCCACCGGGTGGAGAACTGCTCAAACCGCTCAGACAACGTCGCCTCCGCATTCTGGAGAACTGGAGAAAATCAGGAACGGATCCAACGGCTGTTCACCACAGAGCACTCGGAGCACACAGAGAACGGATAAACATCAAATTTTCCATATGGCGCATGCTGAGCGTCCGGTTGCGTATCATGCAGCGTGTCGGCCAGGCAGTGTGTTTACGCCCGGGGTATTCTCGTCACTGAAACGGGAATCCTCGTCAGGCCGGCTCACCGCCGGATCGCCGCCGCCGAGCCGGCTCCGTAGAACCGAACAATCCGTTCTCTGAGTGCTCTGTGGTGAATGAAAACCCCTGCCTCGTTCACCCGAGCCGCGCTCGTATGTATTCGACGATGCCATCGGCTGCGACCCTCTCCTGTTCGAGCGTATCGCGGTCGCGGACGGTCACGGTGTTGGCGGACGTGCTCTCGCCGTCCACGGTGATCGCGAACGGGGTGCCGGCTTCGTCGAGGCGGCGGTAGCGTTTGCCGATGGAGCCGCTGTCGTCATGGAAGGAATTGATCCCGGCGGCGCGGAACGACTTCTGGATGCGCTCGGCCATCTCGGGCATGCCATCTTTCTTCACGAGCGGCAGCACCGCGACCTTGACGGGGGCGAGACGCGGGTGGAGTCGCATGACCACTCGCTGTTCGCCCTCGATCTCCTCCTCGTGGTACGCGTCGGCGAGCACGGCAAGCACGACACGGCCGACGCCGACTGCGGTCTCGATCACGTAGGGCAGATAACGCTTGCTGCGATCGACGGGATCGACGTATTCCTGCTTGCGACCCGAGTACTCCTGGTGCCGCCTCAGGTCGAAGTCGGTGCGGTTATGTACGCCCTCGAACTCCTGCCAGCCGAACGGGAACTCGTACTGGATGTCGAACGCCTTCTTGGCATAGTGCGCGAGCGCGTCCGGACCGTGCTCGTCGAAGCGCAGCTTTTCCGCGCGGATGCCGAGCGACTGCACCCATTCCATCCGCTGCGCCTTCCAGTACTCGAACCAGTCGTCATCCGTGCCGGGCTCGACGAAGAACTGCATCTCCATCTGCTCGAACTCGCGTGTCCGGAAGATGAAGTTGCCCGGCGTGATCTCATTACGGAACGCCTTGCCGATCTGGGCGATGCCGAACGGCACCCGCTGCCGTGTGCTGGTCGCGACATTGTGGAAGTTCACGTAACTGCCCTGCGCGGTCTCCGGCCGCAGATATACCACGGCGGCGGAGTCCTCGACCGGCCCCATAAACGTTTTGAACATCAGGTTGAACTGGCGCGGCTCCGTCAATTCGCAGTCCGTGTGCTCACCAGGCCTGCGGCTCGGCTTGCGAGGACATTGTGCATTTTCCATCTGGTCGGCTCGAAAGCGGGCCTTGCAGGTGCGGCAATCGATCAGCGGGTCGGTGAACCCGGCGACGTGACCGCTCGCCTCCCATACGCGCGGATGCATGAGGATGGCCGCATCCAGCCCCTCGACGTCGTCACGCTCATGAACCATTGAGCGCCACCACGCCTCCTT
The sequence above is a segment of the Longimicrobiales bacterium genome. Coding sequences within it:
- a CDS encoding sodium-dependent transporter; protein product: MSERFEQFSTRWGMLVAMLGMAVGTGNIWRFPRVAATNGGGSFLVAWVVFLLLWSVPLILIEFSMGKATRAGPVGAFARLMGKRYAWMGAWVAWTAIAIMFYYAVVAGWTIRYTLAALTGELGGAEPGALWEGFSYTWAAVLFQGLALAIGIFVVARGVRGIEAAARLLIPSLFVLVIVLAIRAVTLPGAERGLEFLFTPTWEGLSNPQIWLQALTQNAWDTGAGWGLILTYAVYMRRREDTALNAFILGFGNNTVSLLAGIMVLCTVFSLMPDAATQIVGAGNEGLTFIWVPQLFARMPAGSVFMVLFFAALFFAAMTSLISMLELATRVLQDMGVSRGRAITMIGVLGFGLGVPSALNADVFANQDFVWGVGLMVSGLFFAIAVLRHGVTKFRASFINTGDSDIRIGAWWDWAIRLVVVQALVLVGWWVWQVRGEEKWGAFGWANMALQFAVALTFFLAINGWLARRAGTVAPHEEENPILTIP
- a CDS encoding glycine--tRNA ligase, whose protein sequence is MSNGSDLMEKLVSLCKRRGYVFQSSEIYGGTGSVWDYGPLGVELQRNVKEAWWRSMVHERDDVEGLDAAILMHPRVWEASGHVAGFTDPLIDCRTCKARFRADQMENAQCPRKPSRRPGEHTDCELTEPRQFNLMFKTFMGPVEDSAAVVYLRPETAQGSYVNFHNVATSTRQRVPFGIAQIGKAFRNEITPGNFIFRTREFEQMEMQFFVEPGTDDDWFEYWKAQRMEWVQSLGIRAEKLRFDEHGPDALAHYAKKAFDIQYEFPFGWQEFEGVHNRTDFDLRRHQEYSGRKQEYVDPVDRSKRYLPYVIETAVGVGRVVLAVLADAYHEEEIEGEQRVVMRLHPRLAPVKVAVLPLVKKDGMPEMAERIQKSFRAAGINSFHDDSGSIGKRYRRLDEAGTPFAITVDGESTSANTVTVRDRDTLEQERVAADGIVEYIRARLG